A region of the bacterium genome:
TCACCGCGTACGGGCTGCGCGGATGGAACGGCGTCCCCTCGCTTTGCGGCGGCGGCGCGGCGCCGAACATCTCCGACGAGCAGGCCTGGTAGAGGCGCACGTCCTGGCCGCCGTGCTCGCGGAAGTCACGCACCGCGTCGAGCAGCCGCAGCACGCCGGTGGCGACGACGTCGGCGGTGTACTCCGGCTGGTCGAACGAGACGCGCACGTGGGACTGCGCGCCGAGGTTGTAGACCTCGTCGGGGCGGACCTGCTCCAGCACGCGGCGCAGGCCGGTGCCGTCGGACAGGTCGCCGTAGTGCAGGAAGAGGCGCACGCCGGAGATGTGCGGATCCTGGTAGAGGTGGTCGATCCGCCCGGTGTTGAACGTGCTCGCGCGGC
Encoded here:
- a CDS encoding GDP-mannose 4,6-dehydratase, producing the protein MKKALITGITGQDGSYLAEFLLEKGYEVHGLIRRASTFNTGRIDHLYQDPHISGVRLFLHYGDLSDGTGLRRVLEQVRPDEVYNLGAQSHVRVSFDQPEYTADVVATGVLRLLDAVRDFREHGGQDVRLYQACSSEMFGAAPPPQSEGTPFHPRSPYAVSKVAGYWYARNYREAYGLFAANGILFNHESPRRGETFVTRKITRALGRIHYGLQKKLYLGNLDAR